The Prunus persica cultivar Lovell unplaced genomic scaffold, Prunus_persica_NCBIv2 scaffold_138, whole genome shotgun sequence genome segment GGAGCAAGGAGACATGGAAAACATCATGCAATTGAGCTAGATCTGAAGGCAAGGCAAGCCTATAAGCTATTGGACCCACACGCTCTATAATCGCATAGGGTCCGATATAGCGAGGACTTAGTTTTCCCCGCTTCCCAAACCTCACTACACCTTTCCAAGgtgataatttcaaaaataccCAGTCTCCACCTCAAACTGAAGATCTTTTCTTCTATTGTCCGCATAGCTCTTTTGTCGGTCCTGGGCTGTCTTGAGTCGTTCTCTAATGATTTGTTCTTGTTTCTTGGTCAATTCAACATCCTCAGATACGACCAATCTGTGTTCACCCACTTCATCCCAATAGAATGGCGTTCTACACTGTCTCCCATACAAGGCATCAAATGGAGACAT includes the following:
- the LOC109946406 gene encoding uncharacterized protein LOC109946406, translated to MSPFDALYGRQCRTPFYWDEVGEHRLVVSEDVELTKKQEQIIRERLKTAQDRQKSYADNRRKDLQFEVETGLALPSDLAQLHDVFHVSLLRKYISDPSHVLKEQPVELEADFTYVEQPVQILDWKTQVLRSREIPLVKVLWRSHTVEEVTWEPEDQMREQYLHLFE